One part of the Cyclobacteriaceae bacterium genome encodes these proteins:
- the dnaA gene encoding chromosomal replication initiator protein DnaA: MVADCTTVWNDCLEIVRESVGEENYNTWFKPIVPLRVEGDVLTIQVPSQFFYEWLEDNYVTTLKKAIHKVLGTEGRLEYSVIVDSGNTKNPPVTVNYPNGMAGKRTNGNGHDGDYSPFTFRALNPQIVNSRLNPSYSFDNFVEGDCNRLARSAGVAVAKKPGVTSFNPLMLYGGVGVGKTHLVQAIGNEIKNNMPEKIVLYVDQNDFTTQFLNALQNHKLQEFQNFYLQVDLLILDDVQFLAGREKTQEMFFHIFNQLHQSGKQVIMTSDCPPRDMKGFQERLLSRFKWGLTADLQEPDFETKLAIIHRKMQADGIDIPTEVAEYLAYSVDTNLRDMEGVLNSLIFHATLLKKEIDLDLAKEVLKNIIKEIQSDVSVDFIQKTVSEYFKVNLDAMKGKVKKREIVIPRQVAMYFCKRYTQLTLALIGENFGGRDHSTVIHALESVEDMMKTDSNFKASVEELGKKLKMRMN; encoded by the coding sequence ATGGTAGCTGACTGCACAACAGTATGGAATGATTGTCTCGAAATAGTAAGGGAGAGTGTAGGGGAAGAGAATTACAATACCTGGTTTAAACCGATTGTTCCGTTGCGTGTAGAAGGTGATGTGCTCACCATTCAGGTTCCTTCACAATTTTTCTACGAATGGCTGGAAGACAATTACGTAACCACCTTGAAGAAAGCCATCCACAAAGTGTTGGGTACGGAAGGTCGCTTGGAATACTCAGTAATTGTTGACAGTGGCAATACGAAAAACCCACCGGTTACCGTAAACTATCCGAACGGCATGGCCGGCAAACGAACCAATGGAAACGGCCACGATGGCGACTATTCACCTTTTACTTTCCGTGCGCTTAACCCGCAAATTGTTAATTCAAGGCTTAACCCAAGTTACTCGTTCGATAATTTTGTAGAAGGTGATTGCAACCGCCTGGCTCGCTCGGCCGGTGTTGCCGTGGCGAAAAAACCCGGTGTTACCTCGTTTAACCCCTTAATGCTTTACGGTGGAGTAGGGGTAGGTAAAACACACTTAGTTCAGGCCATCGGTAATGAGATAAAAAATAACATGCCTGAAAAAATTGTTCTGTATGTCGATCAGAACGATTTTACAACGCAATTCTTAAATGCACTTCAAAACCATAAACTGCAGGAGTTCCAGAATTTTTACCTGCAGGTAGATTTATTGATTTTGGATGATGTTCAGTTTTTGGCTGGCCGTGAAAAAACGCAGGAAATGTTTTTTCACATCTTCAACCAGCTTCATCAATCCGGCAAGCAGGTTATCATGACCAGCGATTGCCCCCCGCGCGATATGAAAGGATTTCAGGAGCGATTGCTTTCGCGCTTTAAGTGGGGCCTTACGGCCGATTTGCAGGAACCAGATTTTGAAACCAAGCTGGCCATCATACACCGTAAGATGCAAGCCGATGGTATTGATATACCAACCGAAGTGGCGGAGTACCTGGCGTATAGTGTGGATACGAACCTTCGCGACATGGAAGGTGTACTTAATTCGTTGATCTTTCACGCAACTTTGTTGAAGAAAGAGATTGATCTTGATTTGGCCAAAGAAGTATTGAAAAACATTATCAAAGAAATCCAGTCGGACGTAAGTGTTGATTTTATTCAGAAAACCGTTTCAGAATATTTCAAGGTAAACCTTGATGCCATGAAAGGCAAAGTGAAGAAGCGCGAAATTGTAATCCCTCGCCAGGTTGCCATGTACTTCTGCAAGCGTTACACACAGCTTACATTAGCGTTGATTGGCGAAAATTTTGGCGGTCGCGATCACAGTACGGTGATCCATGCACTGGAATCGGTAGAAGATATGATGAAGACCGACTCCAACTTTAAGGCCTCGGTAGAAGAACTGGGCAAGAAGTTAAAGATGCGGATGAATTAA
- a CDS encoding trypsin-like peptidase domain-containing protein: MKSFLKIIIVGFVGGLAGAYTMFNYLVKSSEDLSKQQPAFSTTSYDSPALVSPNLVDADAMGSLELVDFSAAANKAIPSVVYINSIFKGTSYSAFDWFFGGGATTQTRVSSGSGVIFTKDGYIVTNNHVVEAAEKIEVMLNKKVYPAELIGTDPSTDLAVLKINETNLPAITIGSSKNVQVGEWVLAVGNPFSLSSTVTAGIVSAKGRRIGILEDKFPIESFIQTDAAINPGNSGGALVNKNGELVGINTAILSRTGSYTGYAFAVPVDIAYKVFEDLVKYGVVQKALFGGNVVEYNFQNAKKYDLNTNVSSFEGVLVESLDKEGPAFTAGLKPGDVITRIDGKAINSQSAFEEELAYRYPGDVITVSYQRDKKTNSATIKLVNKSGTTEIVKRKIFVSSSIGAEFEATDYGVKVFKINDRSVLKQIGIPENFTIIAINRVKVKEPQEVIEFFEKFKGRGYVYGLNSSRQQVEIPFIIR; the protein is encoded by the coding sequence ATGAAAAGTTTTTTAAAAATAATTATTGTTGGGTTTGTTGGCGGATTAGCCGGTGCCTACACCATGTTTAACTACCTGGTCAAATCGTCTGAGGACCTATCTAAACAACAACCAGCCTTTTCCACAACCAGTTATGATTCACCGGCTTTGGTAAGCCCCAACCTGGTAGATGCAGACGCCATGGGATCGCTTGAACTGGTGGATTTCAGTGCGGCTGCCAACAAGGCAATCCCCAGTGTGGTTTATATCAACAGCATTTTCAAGGGCACCTCTTACTCAGCCTTCGATTGGTTTTTTGGTGGCGGTGCCACTACCCAAACACGGGTAAGCAGTGGCAGTGGCGTGATCTTTACAAAAGATGGTTACATCGTAACCAACAACCATGTGGTGGAAGCCGCTGAAAAAATTGAGGTGATGCTGAATAAAAAAGTGTACCCGGCAGAATTGATTGGAACAGACCCCTCAACGGACCTGGCTGTTTTAAAAATCAACGAAACCAATTTACCCGCCATAACTATTGGTTCATCAAAAAATGTACAGGTTGGCGAATGGGTGTTGGCGGTTGGCAACCCGTTTTCACTTTCCTCTACCGTAACGGCCGGCATTGTAAGTGCCAAAGGCCGCAGGATTGGAATATTAGAAGACAAATTCCCGATCGAATCATTTATTCAAACCGATGCTGCCATTAACCCGGGTAATAGTGGTGGGGCGTTGGTAAACAAAAACGGTGAGTTGGTGGGCATCAACACAGCTATCCTGTCGCGCACAGGAAGTTACACAGGGTATGCCTTTGCCGTTCCGGTTGATATCGCCTACAAAGTATTTGAAGACCTTGTAAAGTACGGAGTTGTGCAGAAAGCGTTGTTTGGTGGTAATGTGGTAGAATACAATTTTCAGAATGCGAAGAAGTATGATTTAAACACCAATGTCTCAAGCTTTGAAGGCGTGTTGGTGGAAAGCCTGGACAAAGAAGGGCCTGCGTTTACTGCGGGCTTGAAGCCGGGCGATGTTATCACCAGGATTGACGGCAAAGCCATTAACAGCCAAAGTGCATTTGAAGAGGAATTGGCTTACCGCTACCCGGGCGATGTTATTACCGTATCCTATCAACGCGATAAAAAAACAAATTCGGCCACCATTAAGCTGGTCAATAAATCAGGCACAACCGAAATTGTTAAACGAAAGATTTTTGTTTCCTCCTCCATAGGTGCAGAGTTTGAAGCAACCGACTATGGTGTAAAGGTTTTTAAAATCAATGATAGGAGCGTGCTGAAGCAAATCGGTATACCTGAAAATTTCACCATCATTGCCATAAACCGTGTTAAGGTTAAAGAGCCTCAGGAAGTAATTGAATTTTTTGAAAAGTTTAAAGGGCGAGGCTACGTATATGGATTGAACAGTTCAAGGCAACAAGTGGAGATACCTTTTATTATAAGGTAA
- a CDS encoding GH3 auxin-responsive promoter family protein: MGIRSVLAKPFAAYVAAQTKKWFLNPVPVQQKTLQSIVAQAQNTAFGMDHHFSSIQTYEDFKKAVPVRDYEELKPYVERILKGEANVLWKGKPAYLAKTSGTTSGTKYIPISNESKYSHFISARNSTLSYVHETGNASFLDGNLIFLSGSPELEETAGIKTGRLSGISNHLVPSYLRTNQKPSYKTNCIEDWEEKLECIIDETLGANMTLISGIPPWVQMYFDRIQARTGKKIKDVFPDFSVFVYGGVNFEPYRAKLEDSIGKKVDSIETYPASEGFIAYQDSQHNPGLLLLLNNGMFYEFIPVEEYFNENPTRLSIGEVELGKNYALIINSNAGLWGYSIGDTVKFVSKNPYRLLVTGRIKHFISAFGEHVIGEEVEKAMRQTMNQFPEVELVEFTVAPQVTPSAGLPHHEWFVEFSNPPANREAFEIELDNQLRALNVYYDDLITGSILRTLKITSLRPQSFIEYMKSQGKLGGQNKVPRLSNDRKIADELAKFSLS; this comes from the coding sequence ATGGGTATTCGAAGCGTTCTGGCCAAGCCGTTTGCTGCCTATGTAGCAGCCCAAACCAAAAAATGGTTCTTAAATCCTGTTCCTGTTCAGCAAAAAACATTACAAAGCATAGTTGCCCAGGCACAAAACACAGCTTTTGGCATGGATCATCATTTTAGTTCCATTCAGACCTACGAGGATTTTAAAAAGGCAGTTCCGGTGAGGGATTATGAAGAATTAAAACCCTACGTGGAGCGGATATTGAAAGGGGAAGCCAACGTGTTATGGAAAGGTAAACCCGCTTACCTGGCCAAAACTTCGGGCACTACCTCGGGCACGAAGTATATCCCTATCTCAAACGAATCGAAATACAGCCACTTTATAAGTGCGCGTAACTCAACCCTAAGTTATGTTCATGAAACCGGCAATGCTTCCTTTCTGGACGGAAACCTAATTTTTCTTTCGGGCAGCCCGGAGTTGGAAGAAACAGCCGGAATAAAAACCGGTAGGTTGTCAGGTATTTCAAACCACCTTGTACCCTCGTACCTGCGTACCAATCAAAAGCCCTCCTACAAAACCAATTGCATTGAAGACTGGGAAGAAAAGCTTGAATGCATAATCGATGAAACACTGGGTGCCAACATGACGCTCATCTCAGGCATACCGCCTTGGGTGCAAATGTATTTTGACCGCATACAAGCCCGTACCGGCAAAAAGATAAAAGATGTCTTTCCGGACTTTTCAGTGTTTGTGTACGGTGGGGTTAATTTTGAGCCTTATCGTGCCAAACTCGAAGATTCCATTGGAAAGAAGGTAGATTCCATTGAGACCTATCCCGCATCGGAAGGTTTTATTGCTTACCAGGATTCACAACACAACCCGGGCTTATTGTTGTTGCTTAACAACGGTATGTTTTATGAATTTATTCCGGTTGAAGAGTACTTCAACGAAAACCCCACACGGCTCAGCATTGGTGAAGTAGAACTTGGAAAGAACTATGCATTGATCATTAACAGCAATGCCGGGTTGTGGGGATACTCCATTGGCGATACGGTGAAGTTTGTATCAAAAAACCCATACCGGCTTTTGGTTACCGGAAGGATAAAGCATTTTATCTCTGCTTTTGGTGAACATGTGATTGGTGAGGAAGTAGAAAAGGCCATGCGGCAAACCATGAATCAATTTCCGGAAGTGGAATTGGTTGAGTTTACGGTGGCGCCCCAGGTAACACCTTCGGCTGGTTTACCGCACCATGAATGGTTTGTGGAATTTTCCAATCCACCAGCCAACCGCGAAGCATTTGAAATTGAACTTGATAACCAACTGCGGGCGTTGAATGTGTATTACGATGATCTGATTACCGGCAGCATCCTCAGGACACTTAAAATTACTTCGCTCCGGCCACAATCTTTTATTGAGTATATGAAGTCGCAGGGCAAGCTGGGTGGCCAAAATAAGGTGCCACGGCTTTCGAACGACCGCAAAATTGCCGATGAATTAGCAAAGTTTAGCTTATCTTAA
- a CDS encoding 1-deoxy-D-xylulose-5-phosphate reductoisomerase: MHPKKNIAILGSTGSIGRQTLEVVRAYPDEFSVEVLTANNNAELLIEQAIAFKPNVVVIGNEEQYPQVKDALLQHDIKVYTGENALASVVQMDSIDMVLTALVGYSGLKPTIKAIEAGKNIALANKETLVVAGELITSLAKENGVNIYPVDSEHSAIFQCIVGEFHNPIEKIILTASGGPFRGKKRDELLSVTKAQALKHPNWTMGAKITIDSATLMNKGLEVIEAKWLFGLSPGQVEVIVHPQSIIHSIVQFQDGSMKAQMGLPDMRLPIQFALSYPNRFKSDLPRFDFVNYPALTFEKPDMETFRNLALSFEALKRAGNMPCVLNAANEVVVAEFLKDRIGFLQMTDIVEQCLGKMSYVQHPSLEDYVQTDKETRIIALELIN, encoded by the coding sequence TTGCACCCTAAAAAGAACATAGCCATTCTTGGCTCTACCGGTTCTATCGGCAGGCAAACCCTCGAGGTTGTTAGGGCCTATCCGGATGAATTTTCAGTTGAAGTGCTTACAGCCAACAACAATGCCGAATTGTTGATTGAACAAGCCATTGCCTTCAAACCCAATGTTGTGGTTATTGGCAATGAGGAACAATATCCACAAGTTAAGGATGCGTTGCTGCAACATGATATTAAGGTTTATACGGGTGAGAATGCCTTGGCTTCCGTTGTTCAAATGGATAGCATTGACATGGTGTTAACGGCATTGGTAGGCTACTCGGGATTAAAACCTACCATTAAGGCCATAGAGGCCGGAAAAAATATTGCCTTGGCCAACAAAGAAACGCTGGTGGTGGCCGGTGAGTTAATCACTTCACTGGCAAAGGAAAATGGCGTGAATATTTATCCGGTTGATTCAGAACATTCGGCTATTTTTCAATGCATCGTGGGCGAATTCCATAACCCCATTGAGAAAATAATCCTCACGGCTTCCGGTGGCCCTTTTCGGGGCAAGAAACGTGATGAACTGCTATCGGTAACCAAAGCCCAGGCCCTCAAGCACCCCAACTGGACGATGGGCGCAAAAATCACCATCGATTCAGCTACATTAATGAACAAAGGGCTGGAAGTAATTGAGGCTAAATGGCTTTTTGGTCTTTCTCCCGGGCAAGTGGAGGTTATCGTGCATCCGCAATCCATCATACATTCAATTGTTCAGTTTCAGGATGGCTCCATGAAAGCCCAAATGGGGCTGCCCGATATGCGCCTGCCCATTCAATTTGCATTAAGCTACCCCAACCGTTTTAAATCTGATTTGCCCCGGTTCGATTTTGTTAACTACCCGGCCCTCACATTTGAAAAGCCCGATATGGAAACTTTTCGTAATCTTGCGCTTTCGTTTGAGGCACTGAAACGGGCCGGAAACATGCCCTGTGTGTTAAATGCAGCCAACGAAGTGGTAGTGGCTGAATTTTTAAAGGACAGAATTGGTTTCCTTCAAATGACAGACATTGTGGAGCAATGCCTGGGTAAAATGAGTTATGTGCAGCATCCTTCGCTGGAGGATTACGTACAAACGGATAAAGAAACACGAATTATAGCTTTAGAACTGATAAACTGA
- the rseP gene encoding RIP metalloprotease RseP — protein sequence MDWMVSLAQLLLSISILVAVHEMGHLLAAKYFGMRVEQFSIGFPPKIFSFKKGETEYALSAIPLGGYVKISGMIDESMDTEAMKQEPKPWEFRSKPAWQRLIVMLGGIIVNVVVGIMIFIGVTFAFGEMYFMKDAINSNGGFLVGPVGESIGLKTGDKIVKINGQDFDYLQDILKPETLLSDNAYYTVERDGKLIDISIPADFIQKFNKKEGVGTFITYRVPPVIAEISGGSLAERLGLKTGDKIVEVNGAAVQYIDEVNAAVKTTGDSIQLGVLRGGETLTFKESFKDQTAIGFRADAESFLTSISKQMDYGFFESIPLGTKRAFTTLIVQVKAFGKVISGVLSPRESLSGPIGIMQAYGSTWDWERFWSLTGVLSLVLAFMNLLPIPALDGGHVMFLSYEMISRRKPSDKFLETAQKIGMVFLLTLMVLIFANDIIKLF from the coding sequence ATGGATTGGATGGTATCGCTCGCTCAACTGTTGTTGAGCATTTCAATTTTGGTTGCTGTGCACGAAATGGGCCACCTGTTGGCCGCAAAATATTTCGGCATGCGTGTGGAACAGTTTTCAATCGGCTTCCCACCGAAAATATTTTCGTTTAAGAAAGGTGAAACAGAGTACGCCTTAAGTGCTATTCCGCTGGGCGGTTATGTAAAAATTTCCGGGATGATTGATGAATCCATGGACACAGAAGCCATGAAGCAGGAGCCCAAACCCTGGGAGTTTCGTTCCAAGCCGGCCTGGCAGCGCCTGATTGTTATGCTGGGTGGAATTATCGTAAATGTGGTGGTCGGCATCATGATCTTTATCGGGGTTACATTTGCTTTTGGAGAAATGTACTTCATGAAAGATGCCATTAATAGCAATGGCGGCTTTTTGGTAGGGCCGGTAGGCGAAAGCATCGGGTTAAAAACCGGAGACAAGATTGTGAAGATCAACGGACAGGATTTTGACTACCTGCAGGATATTCTGAAGCCTGAAACATTACTATCGGATAATGCTTACTATACCGTTGAACGCGATGGGAAATTAATCGACATCAGCATTCCAGCTGATTTTATCCAGAAGTTCAATAAAAAAGAAGGCGTTGGAACATTTATAACTTACCGGGTTCCTCCGGTTATTGCCGAAATCTCCGGAGGTTCATTGGCTGAACGGTTAGGGTTGAAAACCGGTGATAAGATTGTTGAAGTGAACGGTGCTGCTGTTCAGTATATTGATGAAGTAAACGCTGCCGTAAAAACTACAGGCGACTCTATTCAATTAGGTGTGTTGCGGGGCGGTGAAACACTAACCTTCAAAGAATCTTTCAAAGACCAAACAGCCATTGGTTTCCGTGCCGATGCAGAATCTTTTCTCACCTCTATATCCAAACAAATGGACTATGGTTTTTTTGAATCCATTCCATTGGGCACAAAGCGTGCGTTCACTACACTTATTGTGCAGGTGAAAGCTTTTGGCAAAGTAATTTCCGGGGTGCTTTCCCCACGCGAATCATTGTCGGGGCCGATTGGCATTATGCAGGCGTATGGATCAACCTGGGATTGGGAGCGGTTTTGGTCGTTAACCGGAGTGCTTTCATTGGTGCTGGCCTTTATGAACCTGTTGCCGATTCCTGCTTTGGATGGCGGACATGTGATGTTTCTCAGTTACGAAATGATCTCCCGCAGAAAGCCCTCCGATAAATTTCTGGAGACAGCACAAAAAATTGGTATGGTGTTTTTGCTTACGCTGATGGTGCTGATTTTTGCGAACGATATTATTAAGTTATTCTGA
- a CDS encoding TonB-dependent receptor plug domain-containing protein — translation MRIFITLLIGCSFASVSAQEIQSNTATIALKSEIKPLFVVNGVPTAYDDLSFVKPNDIESIEVLKNQKAIDRFGEAGKNGAVLITLKNFKKLEIDDKPDNHTSTIKLHSLSTGVQPLFVLDGKIIQQKEVEKINPQSIESIEVLKGEKATNQFGDKGKNGVVVITSKKPPIKIQLEEN, via the coding sequence ATGAGAATATTTATCACACTTCTGATAGGCTGCAGTTTTGCATCTGTATCAGCACAAGAAATTCAATCAAATACTGCCACTATAGCGTTGAAAAGCGAAATAAAGCCGTTATTTGTTGTCAATGGTGTACCTACTGCTTACGATGATCTGAGTTTTGTTAAACCAAACGACATCGAGTCGATTGAGGTGCTGAAAAATCAAAAGGCGATTGATCGGTTTGGTGAAGCTGGGAAAAATGGTGCGGTGCTGATTACCCTCAAAAACTTCAAGAAGCTGGAAATAGATGACAAGCCTGACAATCATACTTCCACGATAAAATTGCATTCGCTGTCAACTGGTGTTCAACCACTTTTTGTGCTTGACGGGAAAATTATTCAGCAAAAAGAGGTTGAGAAAATCAATCCTCAAAGTATTGAATCCATTGAGGTTCTTAAAGGTGAGAAGGCCACAAATCAATTCGGTGATAAGGGCAAGAATGGAGTGGTCGTGATTACCTCCAAAAAGCCGCCAATAAAAATACAATTGGAGGAAAATTAA
- a CDS encoding OmpA family protein, with protein MKKHFLIFSAVFFQLWSLSVAAQKPDRKFKSGGVVQLNDSLTTYGQSDIFNFPNVNKTPYYFDKVKYQKIIQPGNTTEKERYHLLKGYVQNFGVENFSRNTDLIWKLAKLSEQHGPPGEAILLYKLVLKHHQYDIDGKKVRQEYDSLMKNKSDYFVPLKYYYELVAYRKEIDTLRPPHGVLINMGPGVNSPKADYGPTIGNVDTILLFTSKRNIHPQTLERKYDEDLFYSVQEFGLWMDAVEFKTINTSYNEGSACLSKDGKHLYFARCDSPDSKGSCDIFIADLKADNTWGNVRNLGANINSIYWDSHPSLSHSGDTLFFSSDRKGGFGMTDIYYSVKDLKGEWQPAKNMGPIINTRGQEVSPFFHHKFKVLYFSSNGHPLNFGDFDIYKSYKQGNNWAEPKNVGPLVNGPGSEYYFTIDSKSEKLYYARSEGDDPANLDLHSFPVPMEAQPEAIVTLKGSLTNRQTGKPLKGIVSVIDLDYGVEVSPKFLRPDGTFDFKLINKRNYLLIIQGEDYFRMEEIFFLDGDMEINKETEPLESKIAFKSLEFESGKADILPAMHQDLNMLGNFLIDHPYLNLTISGHTDSEGRPDANLRLSQARADAIRAYLMYEFKVDPNRITATGYGGTKPIVDERTEDDRRLNRRVEFEIKNKRE; from the coding sequence GTGAAAAAGCATTTTTTAATCTTCTCAGCAGTATTTTTTCAATTATGGTCACTTTCTGTCGCGGCTCAAAAGCCCGACAGGAAGTTTAAGAGCGGTGGTGTGGTTCAACTGAATGATAGCCTGACAACCTACGGCCAATCTGACATTTTTAACTTCCCGAATGTGAACAAGACACCTTACTATTTCGATAAGGTGAAGTACCAGAAAATTATTCAGCCGGGTAACACAACCGAAAAAGAACGCTACCATTTACTGAAAGGTTACGTGCAGAATTTTGGTGTTGAGAACTTTTCACGAAATACAGACCTGATCTGGAAGCTGGCCAAACTTTCGGAACAACATGGACCACCGGGAGAAGCGATATTGTTGTACAAACTGGTGCTTAAACACCACCAATATGATATTGATGGAAAGAAAGTGCGCCAGGAGTATGACTCCTTGATGAAAAACAAGAGCGATTATTTTGTTCCGCTAAAGTATTATTATGAATTAGTGGCCTACCGAAAAGAAATTGACACGCTTCGACCACCACACGGTGTGCTCATTAACATGGGGCCTGGCGTTAACTCCCCAAAAGCAGATTACGGACCAACAATCGGTAATGTTGATACCATACTCCTGTTCACTTCCAAGCGCAACATTCACCCACAAACACTGGAGCGGAAATACGATGAAGACCTCTTTTACAGTGTGCAGGAATTTGGCTTGTGGATGGATGCCGTAGAATTTAAAACCATCAACACCAGTTACAACGAGGGTTCGGCCTGCCTGAGCAAAGATGGGAAACACCTTTACTTTGCCCGTTGCGATTCACCCGATTCAAAAGGAAGTTGTGATATTTTTATTGCCGACCTTAAAGCAGACAACACGTGGGGAAATGTACGCAACCTGGGTGCGAACATAAATTCCATTTACTGGGATTCACATCCATCGCTTTCACACAGTGGCGACACCTTGTTCTTCTCATCTGACCGCAAAGGCGGATTTGGCATGACGGATATTTATTATTCGGTAAAAGATTTGAAAGGCGAATGGCAACCCGCCAAAAACATGGGGCCGATCATAAACACACGTGGGCAGGAAGTGAGCCCCTTCTTTCATCACAAGTTTAAGGTACTTTATTTTAGCTCAAACGGTCACCCACTCAACTTTGGTGATTTTGATATTTACAAATCGTACAAACAAGGTAACAACTGGGCTGAACCAAAAAATGTCGGGCCACTGGTAAACGGACCAGGCAGTGAATATTACTTCACCATCGATTCAAAATCAGAAAAACTTTATTACGCCCGCTCGGAAGGTGATGACCCTGCCAATTTAGATTTACATTCTTTTCCTGTTCCGATGGAAGCACAACCGGAGGCGATTGTAACCTTAAAGGGATCATTGACCAACCGACAAACCGGTAAACCTTTAAAGGGAATTGTTTCTGTTATCGATCTGGATTATGGCGTTGAGGTTTCTCCTAAATTCTTACGACCCGATGGAACTTTTGATTTCAAGTTGATTAATAAACGTAACTACCTGCTCATCATTCAGGGTGAAGATTACTTCCGTATGGAAGAAATATTCTTTTTGGATGGCGATATGGAAATCAACAAAGAAACCGAACCACTGGAAAGCAAGATTGCCTTCAAATCATTGGAGTTTGAAAGTGGCAAAGCCGATATACTACCCGCCATGCACCAGGATTTAAATATGCTGGGTAATTTCCTGATCGACCATCCTTACCTGAACCTCACCATCAGCGGTCATACCGATTCGGAAGGCCGCCCCGATGCTAACCTTAGGCTTTCGCAGGCAAGAGCCGATGCTATTCGCGCTTACCTGATGTATGAATTTAAAGTTGACCCGAATCGGATCACCGCTACTGGGTATGGCGGAACAAAACCAATTGTTGATGAGCGAACTGAGGACGACAGGAGACTAAACAGAAGAGTGGAGTTTGAAATCAAGAACAAAAGAGAGTAA